AGTTATACAGTACGGAGATTACAGGAAGATAGGTTCGTGGTCAGCACCCACTTACAGCTGTAGGGCTAGCGGATCTCATTGGCAACTAACGTCAGAGCTATTCGACGAGAATTATAAAGTCGAATGCTGAATTTCATTGACCTGAAGCTTCATTTTATATTACCAAATACATACAAGCCATATTACCAAACGGTAACCGAGGTAGTTCATATATAGGAAGTAAAAGTTACGTAAAAAAAGGTAGGAAGAGCTACTTAGAGCtattttattactggtagtaggacctcttgtgagtccgcgcggatgagtacaccaccctgcctatttgtgccgtgaagcagtaatgcgtttcggtttgaagggtagggcagccgttgtaactatacttggaccttagaacttacatctcaagatgggtggcgcatttacgttgtggatgtatatgggctccagtaaccatttaacatcaggtgggctgtaagctcgtccacccatctaagcaataaaaaactctttATGTGAAGTCTTCTTTCTGGTCGAATCATTAATTCCGAAGTATGAAAGATGTTATTGGACTAAAATTTACATCTCATTCCTGGAGGCATGGCTGTAACTAGTTAATATTCAGGCAGTGACCAACTTTCCGTCTAGGCTGGTCGTAATAGGCTTCTCGCATGCAAATAACTAGCAACGACCCCTGGATGATTGTAAATCAAAAGATTAAGCATTGAAGTCTTAAAGAGTTTTACGTTCGTAACTCATTAAAAATGTGTACATAAAAATTCAGAAGGCAGACTTTGTGgtcgcaaaataaaaataaataatcgatTTACAAAtcaaactattttctttttatttcattaatgtaTCGCTTTAGCGTCTGTGCTTGATGACAACTTGCTTAAATAATTTGAcgtttatattgtttattttctgCAACTATAACCTACTTATTTCAATAATGAATTGTATGTAAATACATTTTGTCTGACATTTGTTTTGACGTGATACCAGTGCATTAGACGCTGATTCTCACAAAAAGGTTAAAAAGTCAGTTTTAGGTACGTGATTGACGATGCCAGATGCCGGTGGAGAGACGTCTGGGCACCCATTTTATAGTATTTTGATACTTCTCGAGAACTGATAccggggcaataaaaaaattaaaaaacttctCGACATTTGAGCTTATCCCAACACATACAGGCCATCATGGATCGATCGATGATATCTCACATCCTGTTTTTCTAATCGCTGTTTCAGAAACAAACTCATCAGGAAATGAATCAAAACTCTTTGTATGTACTGTAAATACCTCATTagtcttaaatattattttactgtgGAATTTCACGTTCATTGCTATTGTTTTACATTTTTCAATGCTTAGAATGCTTTACAATATTCTAAGTCAAGGACAACGTCAAATGAAGAAAGTAAATGAGGTTGTATCGAGAAAGTAAAGTCAGAGTGTCTAACAATAGAATTATTGAATTGACATTTCATAAAAAACAATCACAATTTAAATGATTACATACGTAAATTTTGATATGTCGTATCGATCACTTTAAgtagtaaattaattatttaagttcACAACACCAGTTAGTTGAACACTATGTTATTAGATTCCCGCAATGCGTAAAAGTGGTTAAAGATACTTGACGGCTTAATCTAGTTTACTTTATGTATTTTACGGGAGCTACAAATATTTTAGTCTTCATTATAGTGGCGacaattttttgaaataaatacgaTCTTTGTTGTATCTTCTAAAAATTTTAATGGGTAAATAGAGAAATGCGTGATTAAGCCGTAAAGGATTTTTAACCACCATACAGTAGATTGTTTTCACTAACTCAGAGCATATAATAACACGATCCATTGAAATGATCTCATTGTGTGAGGACGATGTGTTAATGCTCTACTTGAGAGTGCACTGGCGTGACACTCCGCCTCATCTGCCTCCAGAGACAGGAGTGGAACTAGTGTCCCGGATATCATGCACGCGCTACGTCGTGCTGCATCACGACCGTCTCTTGACCAGCCTCCGACCTCAGCTGTCCAACGGCGCAACCAAGCCCCCACCCACGATACAGAGCAACCACAACGGAGTGGATTCTCTGATAGTATGAGGCCTCCTGGTAAAGAAGAATAGACATTATAGATACTTGATGGATGACTATAAAAAAAGGATATTTCATAAGCTTTACTTAGCGGCTTACACTCAACTACTaatcaatacaattgagacatctATCTTGTTTTTTGCAGTAGCAGCATCCGCGATATGACTATAATGGTTTCTGGTAGCCACTTTTCACCAAGTAGACCGGaagtttttctatttttctattacacaaaaaaaaacttttcaaacaCTGCACATTACTGCTTAGCTTGTAAGAAACAGTTTTCTATTAACTTACCTGGGAGGAGTTTTGTTGCGAGACGGTTCCAACCAGTCAAGTTTGGGTAGAGTGTCGCCGGACCAAAGGTAACTAACTGGTTAGCACTGAAGTCCAGTGCCAGGTGTGGGACACGGGCCACGGGTTTCACAATACCTGGTGGGAGTGCAGTGATGCTAGTTCGTCGCAATCGTAGAGTCAAGGCACGCTGCTGGCCCAAAGATACAAACGCATGCACAGAGACACGACGCAACGCCACTCCATGCACCTCAAGTGACCGCAATTTCGGTGCTCTTAGCCCATGTAGTTGGGTATCGAGAACACTTTCTCTGACCAAAACAGAGAGAGATTCCAGTGTGGGTACTGATAGAGAAATATCGGCAAGGGATGCTTCTGCTCGACCCGATCCAATGGGCGATTCTAAATCCAAAATCCGAAGAGAAACTAATGGCCTGAACGCTCGGGGCTCCACCACCTCTAACTGCCTTAGCTGTGGCATCCGTAAATGTAGTAAGCGGTCGAGACCTTCGAATGATCCACGAGTCACTCGGACTATAGGGTTCTGTGATACGTCAAGGTTACACAATTTCGGTAACGCCGCCCACATGGCTGGTTGCAATGACGTAAATTTATTTCTTGCCAAGTTCAGCGCGCGTAGATTCATCAATCGCCTCACTTCAGGCTCCCGAAAAGATGACATGAAGTTACCACTCAGATCCAGTTCAGTTAGATTAGCAAGTGGCAAATGCGGTATACTCTTAAGGCCAGCGTCGGCGAGGATCAACTTGCGCAGTCGAGGAAGGTTGTGAAACAGTTCCTTGAAATTCGTCTTAACGGGATTATGTGATAAGTCTAACTGTCGCAGTCTGGTTAATCCAGCGAATGTGTTATCCGAAAGTACTGTAAGAGCATTACGAGCGAGTGTCAGCTCGTGAAGAAAAGCGATAGCGTGGAACATCGCCGCGTCGAGATATTCTAGGTGATTTTGAGCTAGTTCCAGTCTTCTTAAAGTGAAACCGACTTGAGCCAAAGCACTACTGGGAAATATTGCAATATGATTGTCATTAAGGTCTAAATGTTCGAGAATGGTGTTTTTAAATACATCTCGTGGCAAAGATCGCAGGACATTTCGCGCCAAGCGCAGATGCCTTAAGCGTCGCATATTATGAAATTGCTCTACAGCTAATTGGCTGATTTTATTACGTGAGAGATCCAGGATTTGAAGCGACGACATCTCAGCGAAGGCTTTCTTTTTAATAGCACTTATACTGTTATCGTGTAGCATCAATACTTCTAGAGATGGCAGGAAGCCAAACGCAATGTTATCGAGGTGCATTAATCTGTTGTGCGAAACAATTAACTGTCGCAAGGCTGGTCCGATTGAGTCAAAAAAATGTCGTGAGACGCTCTCTAAAAAATTAAAGGATAGATCGAGTGTATTTATTGAAACGGCCAGCCCGCCGGTCAACACGGATATTCTATTTCGGCTAACGTTTACCGAAAAGTTTGTTTCATCGTTGGAAACATTTTCGAAACAGTCCGTAGAGAATACGAGTAAATTATTCTCGTGCATGTCTAACGCCTCTAATTTGGGCAAGCGTCGGAACGCACGTTCCGCTATGAACTCCACAACGTTCCCGGACAAGCTCAAATAAACCAAATTGTGTAAATTCGAGAAACCGTTCTCGCTAATATTGTACACGCGATTATACGATAAATCTAAACTTTGCAACTCCACTAAATCGGAGAGGAATTCCGAATTTATCTTGCTTATGTAATTATATGATAGTCTCAGTTCTTTAAGTCTGTTCGATCGATCAGACGTTAGAGTGACTTCACTAGGAAACTCTGTTATCTTATTGAACTCTAAATTGAGATATTGTAGTGAGGGAAAGTTCTGGAGGTCCCCGGACGAGACGTAATGAACGTTATTGTTATCTAAACTCAGCCAAGTCAGATTATCGAAATACGAAGACACTGGAAATTCTCCACTGAATAAAGTCGAAGATAGTTCTAAGACTTGCAACATCGTTAGATTTGCAAAAGCATTTGGATCTACGTAATAAAGGTCATTGAAGCTGAGTACAAGTTCTCTTAAGGGTAAAGTTAAAGGGAAGGACCCCGCCACGAGCTGTGTGATCCTATTCCCTTTGAGATTTAGAGTTACGAGTGCTTCCGACCACACACCGAAGGATTCGGGGGACAAGACCGATATTTGATTATATCCGAGATCTAAATACGCCAGACTCGCAGGACTTAAAGTACTTAAGCCCACTGGAAAAGTCAACAGGAAATTCCCGGACAATGACAAAGAATACAAATTTGGAGGAAGATCATTGATCTCTTCTAGGTGATTGTAAGCTAGCGACAAATGCTTAAGTCTCACCATCTCCTTAACACTACCTGATAGAATAGCTATTTCATTGTAATCCAGTTCCAATCTTTCCAAATCTCTTTTCAATGCATGGATCATCGCATCTGACACATAGCTTAATTTATTGTAAGAAATTGATAATTTCTCTAACCGACCGCTGTCCATAACGAAAGGAGGAATGGCCGTAAAATCATTAAAGTCTAATATTAATTGCTTCAGCTGTAATCTGTGCTGGAAGCTGAGAACAAAACGATCATCCAGCTCATTGTGACTCAAATCTAATGACTCTATTTTGGTGCGTTCACCCCTGCACGTGTGGTTTAAGGAAGGTCTTAGTATGTTATTTCTGAGGTGAAGGTGTAGTAGACGTGGTAACCCAGCCAACGTTAGACATGGGAAGTATGTCAATATGTTATCAGACAGACGAAGCAATGCCAATGACTGTGGCAGCGAATTCGGGTTGACGGCATGTAATCGATTCCCGTCAAGATCGAGCTGGGCCAGCTGATGTAGTGACGATAATGAACCTTCGTTCAGGATATACAGATGATTGTTGCTTAATGATAGGCTGCTCAAAGAATCGGATAAGAAACCCCAGTCAAAATCCGAATTTAATTCGCTAATGTAATTGCTGTAACAAACAACAATGATTAGAAAATGTAACAAAAcgagatttatatttttaaaaaaaaagagccttACTTTTGCAAATTGAGCCAATTCAACACTTTTAATTCTCGAAGAGCTTCGATAGGGATTTCTGTGAATTCATTGTTGGCTAAGTCCAAGGACGCCAATGTTGACGTCATTGACCTGTGACAAAGAATAATAGGATTGATTAAACGTGTTGTTGGGTATACAGGCTGGTACAGCattagactggtggtaggacgtcttgtaagtccgcacgggtaagtaccaccgccctgcctctttctgccgtgaagcagtaatgcatttatatttgaatggtggggcagccgttataactatcctgagaccttaaagcttatatctcaaggtgggtggcgcatttacgttgtagatgtctatgggctccagtaactacttaccaccaggtgggatgtgagcttaccaccaggtgggaaCAAAGCATCGATGCGTTTCTATTTTAAAGGTTTATAAACAGTTGAGACCTCATGATGCAATGTTCGGGGCTGGTTTCAAGCTGTATTATATAACAGAAACATCCACTAATGCTACTACAGAACaattttgtaaatgtttttatttaaacatatcaCTACCACAAATATTACAGCTACAAATTCACTGTTGATATTTTGAGGATTGTAAAAACGAATCCAAGTCATGCGAGGTAAACAAATGAAATACTTTCTGTAATGTACGACCGTGCTTACTGTTACCAAATACCTAATGCAGTCGATCACTAAGCACGATTTCAGAGCTTAAACAAACAACAGCTCCAGTAATTTCCGGGCTTTTTAGTGAACAATAAATCGTAAGCCTGGAAAACATTTCTCATACGACTTCAGAAAGATACCTCTCGATTTATCTCAAACACTACCTACactatacaataatatttaacgagtcattaataaatagtataatcaatcaatcaatcaatcaatcaatgaaGTCATCACGAAGTCATTCTTAATTTCAGAATGCAATAGAAAatgattgaaatttttttttttgtcaaagacaacgaagatatagatatagtagaagtatatttgaaaaaaaataagaaaattattacgaaaattaaaaGTGTCATGCTCGTTTTTAAACAACATAATTAGTGAGTGAGTAGCTTTAGTGAGATCTTGATATTTCAGCGCTGTTGCAAGTCCCATAGAATGTATAGTTGAGCATATTATTAGAGCTAATCATCGAGTTACATTCGTAACACTCAAAAACAGATTAGacagaagatttttttttattgcttagatgggtggacgagctcacagcccacctggtgttaagtggttgctgaagcccatatacatctacgatgtaaataaaCAGTTCGAAGTTTATGTATTCGAAAGATTCTACCAATATTCAATCACGTGATTATATCGTTAACTCCGCTTAGTTCTCGAGAACAGAAcagtagaaaataaaaaaatatggaaacaatctgttaaataatataatttataagatATGTCTTTTCCATTACAGCCCAATGTCACTCTAATCAAGACTATGACCAAAAGCCCAATCTTTGTGCCCAGTTTTATGTCCATACGTACGAAAAAGCTCCGGGTTCTATGTGGTATAGATGTGAAGCTACCAGCACCAGGGTCCGCAGCCGTCTCCCATCCAGTGCACCCTCACCCAGGGTACCCAAGCGAGCTTGCGACACTGACACGTGCCATACTTCTGGATCTAGAACACAAACATAATTTAACTATGCTATCTTTTGGTCTAGaggcaaactttttttttattgttacaataTTGAAGTAGTaatttttccttctttttttgtcttagtaggcagacgagcatacggcccacctgatggtgagtggttaccgtcgcccatggacttcagcaatgccaggggcagagccaagccgctgcctaccgcgccttcaaacggaaatgcattactgcttcacgattgaaataggcagggcggtggtacctacccgcgcggactcacaagagatcctaccaccagtaaactcacaagagatcctaccaccagtaacgtaaGTATTAGTAAAGTAGTAAAGTAAGTATGGGAAGAATAAGCCGCATCACAGACTACCTGTTTCTGGGAAACGATGGAACGGAACGTAGTTGCAGGCGAAGTGGTCCGCGCGACAATAGCAGAGCGAGTTCCTTGGACAGGGACGGGCTGGAGCCCTCACTCCGGGCAACAGCATCACAGCGAGCGCCGCGTGGATCCAGCACGCTGACCATTGCTGCATCGCACCTCGCCTAAGTCGAAACAAATGAAGACTATATAACTATTGCTACGTGCTGggtttcgggataaataaaatgttccaccaaagtgcAAGCTAACACTATATTCAACACTTATAAcatttcacaaacactttaaaattctcagttcacttcttccgcttcgcttcaggtgatccgttcgctgtttcgcttcgagtagttccggttATTGACTCACTGTGTGCCATCTCTAcgacgcttttatagccgatatctcatccctagaattatccaGAATATTCCAGACATCTCTAGTATTTtgttccgctatctgacaatagatggcgttgtacttctcgagcgttctaggtgctactagatccttcgatattcgttcgaatattcggcgatagatggcactactcttaccggcgtaacactatCAACGAAATACAAGCCTTTTCCGCTGCTACAAAAATTAGAATAGAAAAACTGATTCTAAAATATATCAAACAACatgaataatttatgtaattatagCTCGACGTTTAAGCCACCAAGtcgattatttattataatatttcagctTTTCAAAGAGAGAGTTTTGAATAGTAATTCGTTATTATGTACTATAGATTcctttattatatctatatattaatacgtgaagcaaaaactttgtacctcattttacgaaaattatacggacagaggagtatgaaatttcccatagagaatatagagaaggagtgctaaacgataattttttttccaaaattatacataaaaaatatgtactttaaatcaattaaaaaaacattacacacactaccatgtatttgacacatacacatataaatatactgTTTGTTCATTGTCAATTTTCAGACTTTTGTAGTAGTGAagtataattattgttttaagtctatGAGATAATGAGAATATGCAACAGTTACatacaaattgagaataaattaatattgtttgactttaatattattttatctatagtgtagttttggcaaaatctgtgattacctatattatagtattgtaatcgtgtttgacaatagaaccttaaaaatgtttaacattataattttatttaactatagtcgaatttcgactacggcGAGGCCACTATTGCTTATTAATTCCATAAAGAAGTAGTCAGTATAGTATAGTAGCCAGAACACTGGGCTTAGTGGTCTGGATTGGGAGGGGCCTATGTCCACCAGTGGACGACTGTAGGctgatgattatgatgatgatgatgaagtagTCACAGACTTCTCAACGAAAGAAACGACTGCCGTCATGTCTATCGATTAAACATCAATTACATACCTCATAATGCTCCTATCACATAGAATCAGTTGGAGTGTGAAAACCCATCTGCCTAATGCagcttaaaaattaatattccaACTGCAAATTACGGTAACATAGCCAAATGGCGGCACCTCATTATGTGGGCTATAAGACCATCTTCctacgaaggcaataaaaaaaatattcaagctTAACATTATAACAActttaaaatagatttattgGCTATGGTTTCCTCgttacaaaataaacatttccAAAAACACACCGCATTCCCtataacaattataaatataaacgataaatttaaaaaacaatacaatctaAGTTTTATTTGAATGTGACAGAGTTCAAAGGGCTACGTTGCGAAACTGTTCGCTTGTTGAGGATATTTTACACGTATTTCCAACTTCGTATCGAGCGCTATGGCTCCGAAAAATGTGCCATACAAAAATATAGAACATACAGTATGAtaacattaaaatgtttttgaagtaAGCCGTACCGAATACAAGCTACGACGAAAATGTATTAAGCCCGAtgaaaccctgtcccgccgtctcaataactccgactgggttcccacccggtccggggtagggcgccggctgtgagcggcaggagtttttagtgaggttcgactcccacataccccacctgccgtgcgggtggggatccggcgattttctcctgtggaaaaaaaaaaaaaaaaaaaaaaagcccgatGAAGGAACATCAAATTTAAACAAtgcgaaaaatatttttttacgtgtGAACGTACATATTTTATTCGCATTATAACTATGATTATATTCGTTAATGTTGATGATTTCCGTCAATTTAAGTTAGCgatttttgtaaatgaatttattaattgaTGCCTTGAGAGagaacaattaatattaaagttaattaaCCAACACTGTGCCTCATGTTTCTTCTGATTTTCATctctaacaatatttttttacttattactgagttgggtggacgagctcacggccactcCTATGCTAAGTGGTTAGCAGagaccatggacatcaacaaagtaaatgccgtcactcacTTTAAGACATGATTTttgagtctcagtttttacagttccGTCCTTCAAATCTGGTGTAAAGCCTTAAATGCGTTTGGCACTACTGTTtcttggcagaaataggcagggcagtacctacccgtacggccTCACAACCACGAATAAtacacaagaagtcctaccaccagtcttcttcttctttttctccaccttatcctattaggtggggtcggcacagctaatttttctcttccattctcttctatcagccgtcatctcaacactcactcctctctttctcatatcgtcattcacacactccatccatatattcttcggtcgacctcttccccctctaccttgcactaccatttctatacatctccatgcatcttctctctacgcatcacatgtccataccacgctaaccgtccgctccttaatttgttgcttaccggggccactttcacacttcctctgatatactcattctttatcttgtccattcttgtcactccacacatccatctcaacattcgcatctctgccgcatgcactcctctttcatacTTTACTCCTACCACCGGTCTatgttacaaaattaaaatggaaaCTTTATTCCTCAATTAAGTCGACAACGATTTATATCAGCCGCTGTCGTTTCTACTCTGTCAATATTTCGCAATAAAACTTAACATACTGTCTGTACCATACAAGCGTATTGGCTCGGAACCCGCGCCACGCTCGCTTGCTACACGACAAAACTTTTAAAACTTGACATCTTTATGAATTTCTGTGTGTTCGCGCAAACAACACATTGCATTCTCGAAGCCAGTGCTTCAACACGCTTCGATGAATCCAACAATTGAATCTCAGTTTTGGTCCAGTTGTTTTTAAAGTTTACTAAATTTATACGATACGAAATTTTAGgtaatgcgatttttttttattgcttatatgggtggacgagctcacagcccaccttgtattaagtggttactgaagcccatagacatctacaacgtaaatgcgccacccatcttgagatataagttctaaggtctcagtatagttacaacggctaccccgtccttcaaaccgaaacgcattactgcttgacggcagaaataggcgggatggtggtacctatccatgcggactaacgagaagtcctaccaccagtaaatccttATCATTTTGGTAAAGAAGAGACGACGCCAACTCAGATGCTGGCCTGTTAATATTATGATACTAAGGATCTATGAAGTGAGGTACACGCTTGCTGCAGGCTAGTATTTTAATCAGTTTTCGCGATacgcaaatttaattaaagttcaagTTTGTCAACACGTTCTGGGCAGTGCTAACGTGCTAACCATGACAAATAGTGTCAATAAATTTATAAGATTGGACAAAACCCAGATACTGGCTtaagaaaacaaataaataaataaatatttactaacaatcacgccacgttaactggtcccgtgataagttcgtaaagaacttgggttacaggtaccagataacggaaataaatgtaagatttttattatacacatacatatatttaatatacatccataaccctggaaaagacatttatatttatcatacaaatatcttcccttggcgggattcgaacccgcgacccccttgtgtagtgaccatgtcacttaccactacaccagacggccgttaaatgaaTTCGAAGTAAGGAGTTAAACGCGCgaacattgaaataaataaatctaactGCAATAGCGAAGTCGGTTGGCGCTCATCTCACACCTGGGATCTTCTTATCCTGTAGTAGAAAATTCAAGTGAAACAAACCGCTCGACCTCAAAATACTATTAGCTTGTTCTCTGTAAAATACAACAGAAAGGTCTAGAAATATTTCTCGTAGAAAAATAAACGGTAGTAAAATAGACGACGCAATGTTAAATTGTTGACCGCTCAGTCCTTCGTGACCAAAAAAACTGTAAAGCTTACAATACTTCGGAAATAATTACATGACAATATCTGCGATAGTATAAACCgttatagtacattgtgcacccgCGTGTAAAATGGCAAACACgctggaggaaatgtccaacttttctcccgcggtgcacatacaattttttctcctaccaggccgaaagttcgtggagtaccgagccggggtccaagGGCGAAGCCCCGgtggggtccaggggcgaagccctggccggggtagtactcataaaaaaaaaaatttaactgttttttaatttagcagaaatagtcagggtggtagtacccacccacgcggactcacaagaggtcctaccaccagtaatttctatTTTAAGCTTGGTTAAAACTCACACCTTTGTTCTCGTTAAGGTCTACTA
The Bombyx mori chromosome 17, ASM3026992v2 DNA segment above includes these coding regions:
- the LOC101745358 gene encoding chaoptin: MQQWSACWIHAALAVMLLPGVRAPARPCPRNSLCYCRADHFACNYVPFHRFPETDPEVWHVSVSQARLGTLGEGALDGRRLRTLVLVASHLYHIEPGAFSSMTSTLASLDLANNEFTEIPIEALRELKVLNWLNLQNNYISELNSDFDWGFLSDSLSSLSLSNNHLYILNEGSLSSLHQLAQLDLDGNRLHAVNPNSLPQSLALLRLSDNILTYFPCLTLAGLPRLLHLHLRNNILRPSLNHTCRGERTKIESLDLSHNELDDRFVLSFQHRLQLKQLILDFNDFTAIPPFVMDSGRLEKLSISYNKLSYVSDAMIHALKRDLERLELDYNEIAILSGSVKEMVRLKHLSLAYNHLEEINDLPPNLYSLSLSGNFLLTFPVGLSTLSPASLAYLDLGYNQISVLSPESFGVWSEALVTLNLKGNRITQLVAGSFPLTLPLRELVLSFNDLYYVDPNAFANLTMLQVLELSSTLFSGEFPVSSYFDNLTWLSLDNNNVHYVSSGDLQNFPSLQYLNLEFNKITEFPSEVTLTSDRSNRLKELRLSYNYISKINSEFLSDLVELQSLDLSYNRVYNISENGFSNLHNLVYLSLSGNVVEFIAERAFRRLPKLEALDMHENNLLVFSTDCFENVSNDETNFSVNVSRNRISVLTGGLAVSINTLDLSFNFLESVSRHFFDSIGPALRQLIVSHNRLMHLDNIAFGFLPSLEVLMLHDNSISAIKKKAFAEMSSLQILDLSRNKISQLAVEQFHNMRRLRHLRLARNVLRSLPRDVFKNTILEHLDLNDNHIAIFPSSALAQVGFTLRRLELAQNHLEYLDAAMFHAIAFLHELTLARNALTVLSDNTFAGLTRLRQLDLSHNPVKTNFKELFHNLPRLRKLILADAGLKSIPHLPLANLTELDLSGNFMSSFREPEVRRLMNLRALNLARNKFTSLQPAMWAALPKLCNLDVSQNPIVRVTRGSFEGLDRLLHLRMPQLRQLEVVEPRAFRPLVSLRILDLESPIGSGRAEASLADISLSVPTLESLSVLVRESVLDTQLHGLRAPKLRSLEVHGVALRRVSVHAFVSLGQQRALTLRLRRTSITALPPGIVKPVARVPHLALDFSANQLVTFGPATLYPNLTGWNRLATKLLPGGLILSENPLRCGCSVSWVGAWLRRWTAEVGGWSRDGRDAARRSACMISGTLVPLLSLEADEAECHASALSSRALTHRPHTMRSFQWIVLLYALS